A region of the Drosophila subpulchrella strain 33 F10 #4 breed RU33 chromosome 3L, RU_Dsub_v1.1 Primary Assembly, whole genome shotgun sequence genome:
AATTAGAGTTCTGGTACACCTTCTTTATCacaaaattaaactaaaaaagaaaaaccacaatattatacatatatcagCGGAAACCCTGTATCAGCAGAAAAGTACTATCATGACAGGCATTCGAATAGCTGACACTTTTACCAGACGATGGTATTTCAGTCAGTCAATGGTGTACCTCCAGCAAGGCAAGTCCCTCAAATCATATCGAAATATTTGCAGAGATAAGATGAGCCAGAGTCACCTTCAAACGGATCAGCTGCTCTTCGAAGAGAAACCACTTCATGTGCCGACCCTCTCAGAACTGCAAAAAGGTGAGAACTACTAGAGAGAATACTTGACAAAAATAGTACTGAGCTTTTCTCTTGCCCTCCAGTTATACTGGGTGCTCTGAGTGAGAACTTTCGAACCGTTGATGTTAGTGTGGGACCTTGTCCCGATCTAAAGGACCCCCAATTTGGCCTGGTGGAGAGTGGTCTGGGTGGTAAAGCCACTCTACTGGAAGCAGGTGGACCACCCTATTTGCGACCCCTAGTCCAACGCGACAAGCTGTATAACTTAAAGGAGATTACTCGCAGGGCTCAAGGTACTGGAAAGATTTTTGCTGTGGGTCCAGGAGCAGGTCCTTGGCCCATTCGTCATTCCAATTGCGAGGGcatctttaatttttccctCAATGAAGACGATGAATTTACCCAGGGAAGCTACACAGCCACTGTGAGGGGAGAAAATGAGGATTGTGTTCTGGAGAAGATTCCCCAGACCGAACCCCGTTGCGCCCTGATCCTAAATCTCTTCCTCAGCGAGGGAAAACCAGGTGAAGTTCTCAAAATATCCGCAAAACAGCGAACTGGTGAGGAGAACTTTGTGGAATGTATGCGAAAAGGTCTGGAGAAGCACTACGGCGATAAGGCGGTGGGTCTGGGAGGGATCTTTGTGGTCAGGAAGGGGTGTGTCCACCAGCACGTGATGCGGGACTTCAGCAAGACCCCTATTCACACCCAGGAACAGATCCAAAACTGGCTCAAGTTCTACGAAATGCCCGCCCAGCTGAATGCGGTGGGCACTTTGGTGACCAAGGACATGGGTCTGGACTTAAGGCTGCAGCACTTTCACTCGTTTTCCTTCGAAAACTGGGGTGGTCACTACCATTACGATACCACCCCTGATCAAGTGGAATACGAGGCCTATCTGAATGTGGCTGAAAGAGTAGTCCGTGTGGATAGACCAATAGTAACCGATCAATTAGGAAGAGACTGATATATCCATCATTCTGCCCAAAAATAAACGTCTTCTGGGAAAATGGTTTCGATTTCTGTCTGCTCTCTTTTTTGGATCACCAACTTGTGGCTTGTTTAAACCGCATCATTTGTGGAACGAACCCCCGGGGAACAAGCTTTATGTAATTGCCAAAAATTAGAGCCAACGACGAGCCGCTTTCTTCGAGATGCAAATCGATGGCTAAATGATCTGCACACCATGCCGGCGAGATTGAGGTGCTACCTTTATGAGTCTGGGGCTGGGGTTCTGGAGCTTCATGGTTGGCCTAATGAGAGACGCGATACGGACGTCTAGCTAAGCAGGCCGTAAGTAATGCCCCAAACATGCAGCTATctgtgtttttctttttgcacCGCTGGccattaattatttaataactttgatTCATGCAGAGCAACGGGGTGAGTGCATTGGCGAATTCAGCCAGTAAAACGTTTTTATGGATTTCTGAAACTAGCAGGGAATACCAAATACCAACCCGTTTGTTGTGACAGTTACAATCGATCATATCGACAGATctatagatagatagatgaTAGACTTACCCACTCCCGCTGCGAGTCCCTCAAAATCTCCTATTGTTTCGAATCGGCTGGGCTCTTCCTAACGGGTTTCCAATATTTGCATTCAGATATTTATTATTCCAGAATCTGGTGACTGGCAACCTTTTTATGAAAGTAGCACTCTAAGCCGAAACGCGCACACAAACATAACAAATAAACCAAAACCTCCATCGATTTGATCCAATTTAATCTACTGGCCAAGACGGTGCGGTGAAATGCAAATG
Encoded here:
- the LOC119555579 gene encoding ester hydrolase C11orf54 homolog: MSQSHLQTDQLLFEEKPLHVPTLSELQKVILGALSENFRTVDVSVGPCPDLKDPQFGLVESGLGGKATLLEAGGPPYLRPLVQRDKLYNLKEITRRAQGTGKIFAVGPGAGPWPIRHSNCEGIFNFSLNEDDEFTQGSYTATVRGENEDCVLEKIPQTEPRCALILNLFLSEGKPGEVLKISAKQRTGEENFVECMRKGLEKHYGDKAVGLGGIFVVRKGCVHQHVMRDFSKTPIHTQEQIQNWLKFYEMPAQLNAVGTLVTKDMGLDLRLQHFHSFSFENWGGHYHYDTTPDQVEYEAYLNVAERVVRVDRPIVTDQLGRD